The Brassica napus cultivar Da-Ae chromosome C1, Da-Ae, whole genome shotgun sequence DNA segment tttgtttatgtaTACTGTAGTATCCTAACCGCGGGATGGCTAATCGATTTATGCAAAATGCTATAGTGAGTGAAAGCCAGTGCAAGCAGAAGAATTGCCATCAGGAATGCAAGAAGAGCTGTCGTGTTTCCCAGACTGGTACTTTTTCCCGTCTCATTTTCGTGCTAGCCTCTTCTACTGTATGGAACTTGTGCATAGAATGATCTGTTGTGCCTCTGTTTGTTTCTCTAGAGAGGAGAGTTTGCATCCTGGTGACTCCTGCTTCCAAGACTACTTTCTTGCCAGAGGAGCTGTGTATAGGATTTGGTATCTGCGTGAAGGTAGGCTGTATACTTTTACAATAAATATGTCACCTTCAAGTTGGTTGGACACTAAGTGAGGTTTTGGTGCAGAGATACCCTTTCGAAGCTGTTCAGATAATCAAACCAAATCTAGGCAGGTTGGATGTAAGTATAGCCTCTCTTCTAAAGTTTACATACTCCTTGAGCATAGaactaaacattatatatttaattgtgGGATTCtcgaaatacatgtatgtatatataaatactagtaTTTAACTGTAGATATCTTAAAGCTAGGTTAAGTTTCCGATAATTTTGAGATACTtgcaattaaatattaatatttatatatacataatatatatatttattttgagaattttatgtTGAGAACTCTCTATTGGAATTGTTCTAATGCATGACTATTCGCCCGTCTCTTTATGGCACAGTCCTCAGAGCTGGCAAAAATATTTGACTCACATCCGCGGGTCAGAACTTGAAAGCTATCTCACCCGAGTGGTAGAAGAAAATCTAAAGGTACGGTGTGTAAATTGAtcttgatatttttttcctaaGGAAGAGCTCACTAAGCGAGTCTGATTCATCTTGAACGTATATAAAGCCCCAACATGTcgaccaaataaaaaaaattgtgaatatGCTGGACGAGAGAGAAATGCTGGTGCAGATTTGTGCTGGTCTGGGGTTGGACCGTAGAGCAAAAGAAGTATTTGGTGGAGAGCTGCAGTGGTTTGCGATTGCCATAGGTTTCATAGAGAAGGCTGAAACTTATATGTTGGACGATAGGTTTGATTCTATTATCTTCTCTCTTTTGTTCCTGAATCTACTTTTTATCTCACTGAATACTCATTATCTCCCTCAAGGTATAGTATATGATCTTTCTAATCTTTATCCTTTTTTCACTGCAGCCGTTTGTTGAAATGTGGAGAAGTGACAACAATGTCTGATCTTCCAGATGATTTGGCAGAAGAGATATTGTCTAGGGTTCCGTTGACATCCCTAAGTGCAGTGCGTTCCACTTGCAGAAAGTGGAATGATTTATCCAAAAACCAGGTTTTTGGTAAGTCAGCATCAACAGGAAGGAAGCATTTTCTAGGGTTCATGCTGAAAGATTATAAGGTTTGTTCGATGAAGTTTGATCTCCAAGGAATTGGAAACGAAGTAGACTTCGTTGATCCATCTATAAAGGAAGTCAGTATACTTGACCAAGTAGAAATCACTCAGGTCTTTCACTGTGGAGGTTTATTGCTATGTGTCACCAAGTACAGGTCGAGACTTTTGGTGTGGAATCCTTATTTGGGGCAAACAAGGTGGATCCAACCAAGAAACACTTTCCGAAGTGAAGACAGATATGCTGTTGGATATGACAAGAACCGTAACTACAAAATCTTGAGGGTTTTTGGCAAGTATGACACCAAAGGTGAATTTGGAAGCGTCGACAAATACCTGATTTTTGGGTACGAAATATACGATTTGAGCTCTAATTCGTGGAAGGTCTTCAATGTCAAGCTCGACAGGAAAATACATTATTATCAACGAGGCGTGTCCTTGAACTTCAAACCTGTGAATGTTGGAAAGGCTCTGGATCATggaaaactcaacaaatttggATTTTTGATCTCTGATTTATGTCGTCCACTTGTGTGCTCTTATGTTCCAAGGTCAGTTCAACTGCAAGTGCAGCCGGGTAATTGGAAAGAAGGCGATGATTAATCAGTTCCATTTTCAACAATTGACTGTCAAATGTTAGTTTGTCTTTTGGTATATATCATCCATCTATAATTTAAcccaaatttttatttgttttaagttAAGTGGTACATTATTTCTAAGTTTTTCtcaattgttataattttaacatatggTATATTTTTCCCAAAATCAACATGTATTAAACCAATATCGTACATTTAGTATTGCATGTTTTTCACTTACGAAAAAAGTAATTGACTCATGTTGTTCAGCCTGTGGACTGCATTACGCTCATTGTACCCTCTCTCAACTCAGGTACTTTTCTAGCCACACCTTGTGTTGGCTTTTATGGTTTTCTGATCCTCTGTATgttgattcttgctgtctctcTTCGAAACTCTGGGGATTGTGCAAGTGGTCATAGAAAATCGCATTCTGAAGCACTACCAGAGATTAAGAGTGATCTCATTGACACTTGTTCCCAAATGATTCTCAAGCTTCATGATATCTATGATCGCAATAAGGTTGGCTCTATAAGCAGGCATGTTTAGCTATAGTGATCCTGCCTGTAGTAGCAtcacatctttctttttttttttggttatgtgTGATTACtttgaagataaatgtcaagatTAGGGGTGTTATTGGTTACATAAGtcgaacactacaagaaaagtTGATTTTAGCcacaattttctttttgttttttcttttgtagcTATATCCAAAAATATACCAATACCCACAAATGGCCGCAAAAGGGCTAGCTATACTTTTTTAGAATATTATAAGATGAAGTAGAAATGAAAAATTCCATAATATAGATAAGATTTCAGAAATATCATTTATTGagttagaaaacatattttaaatatttgaatagTTGCTAAAAATATGGTCGAAGTGATTTTATTAtaagattttgaagaaatattcGCCTCTTGTTCTTTTCCAAATATTTGTAGGATGTCTAGTTACCAAATTCaaccttttaatagtattgatttaaaTTCTTGAAGACTATTACCAAATTCAACATATGGTTCCTGATATGGTGTTTTTCACATCGTTGTACATACATTTTCAATTGGTTTTCAGCCCTAACTTGTGTATGTTTAGTCCTTTCTGAGTCATTTCAGGTTTGGAGTAGGTAGAAGAGTAGAAAAGGATGCATGAAGAAAGATGCCATTTTAGAGTGTTTTCACGCGGAACATCCAGGCGGAGCGGTCCGAAGATTGTTCCCACAACGGACAGCCGAGTGACTGTTCCCAACAAATAGGAAACCTCCATGATATTTTGAGATTTTTACCCTAGCTACACTATTTTCCCTCTAACCTATCGACACCTCCATATAAAAAGCCTATATATCCTATCTATTTTATGGACTACGCTAGTTTTAGAAGACAAGTTTATTTTTGGATTTGAACTTTGTAAGGGCGACGGCTTCATCTTTCTCATCGAGAAGAATAACCTGAACCCTAGTTTATTTCTTCTCAATCATATCATGTGTATTTCAGTTTCATCTTCTGTTATtccttgcatcatgattgagtaGTCGACTGTTAATCTAGGGTGATAGAGTGCATATCGCAACTGAGCATAAATAGGTTATTGTTTAACAAGTCTTCATTCATTCATTGTTTAATGCTTACGCTAAACTGATCATCTAGCGTTTGATCCTAGGTTAACTTGTGCATCAAAAGTGTCATAGGTTGCTAGATATTGCATGAATGAGCATTGTGTCCTTGACCATGCGAAATTAGATGTTAAGGCGCATTGTGAACAGATCAGACTTGTTTAATAAGTTTCATCATCGGATCTCAGACCAAGCGACATCTTAGGCGCTGAGTCTGATTGGTGAAAGGAACAGCTACACGATAGTTTGTTGTTCTAACcaagtgatccgagttctagatcGTACTGAATCGAACCTGAATAGTTGCTTGGTTGCGGTTATTCGCACTCGTTACTCACTCTAGATTAGCTCTTTTTAAATTGAATCCATCACTTAAGTTGTTACTTGTTTCCTACGTCATTCTTAAACTCAAAACTCATAATTGTTTTTAGCTTAATATTGAACTCACAAGAGTAAAGTGTAAACTgatcctctggattgaatctcaaatattaaaatcaacAGTTAAACTTCACAGTagcaaatattcatttttagtgtatcagttccctttttcaaatatttgtaatattcattACCAAATTTGactgttttaattttgatttcaaacttgagtaatatttaaaaacagtttcgttatatatatactattaactAAAGAGAAACTTTCtgaaaaatctattaaaataaagttGTTGCATCCTTTCACTTgactaaaaatattttggtcttaccttaaatttcgactaacaatatgttaccatatatttatCTAAGAAcaatttaatcattttaataGGTGATATAACTAAATTTCCTAAATTTTCTTACAtcttctttaaataaaaataaactttaattttttttaatatgaatcaAAGCCCAGTCATCATATGTCTTTTAAATCTTTTACGAACTTCCATGAAATTTGTAGTCTTACTTCCTGGTTCTTTGAGATTTGATGTTTGGAAAAATATGTTGATCTCCTCCATCTTCCAGCTTTTCCtttcatattctttttcttttttcttttacattaaaaattataaaggcTATATGGTTGTTGGTTGTTAATGTAAACCATAATTCTAATAAACTTAAAAACACTCATATTAGTTTGCATTTAACCAACCTGCAATTAATATTAGAAGAAAcccacaaattaaaaataataggtACAAAACCTATATTATTATACATCACCTAAAATATCTATACTAAATATATCAATCAATAAACTATTAAAGAATCATAAATTAAATAGTCTATTTAAATTTATGTGCTAAAGTATATCAAAAActgaatcatatttttaaatattactccattcgttcccgaaagtaagattttctagattttattcttgttccacaaaaatagattttctatatttttaagatacttttgtatacttttgagaaacattaattatgaatatttgaattggttaTATTTTATTGGTGGatagttattggaaagtgtattgAAAAGTGAATTGTAGATTAaattgtaaacatttattatattcttaataaacgtgaaaactttagaaaatcttactttcaggaACAGATGGAGTATTTATATAGGGTTTAATCGTGTCAACAATTATCGGATCGCGGGTTAGTGAcaagttttctgatttttactGGGTTTTATCTGGTTTTTTCAGTATTATATTTTAACTGAATCTGTACAGGATTATATACGGATCACCAGATTTGCCCGTTCGATCTCATGTCTGGGTCATGAAAACActgcaaaaaataattataacccataaaaatctatactattaaattagccCAAATTCACCAAGTAAATCTTACATCTAACCACTTCAACAAGTATAACTCTTATAAAATGCACTTAAAATAcgaatataacattttttacaTAATAGTGTATatacaaaatctcaaataaactaagtgataaattatataattttaagtaaaacatttttcgatatacaattttttgaaacttaataATGTATATCCCAATAAAATCactaatttatatcaaatattttattaactggTTGTTTTCGtaatgtataaaataattttcttatgaaCTACATGTTAAAAGATTAATGTAGTTGAGATATTatgtagaaaaatatattaatggaACGCATTAATATTTGCATTTACtggattaattattttttgtttaaagtttGTTGTATAATTATGAGAATATTCATGGATTGTTTATGGCTCAATGTTTAATAGGTACGGAATGTGTATCATTACTCAAAAGCTAACCTGATATATATGACCGTACTAAATTCGTAATAAGTATATATGATGTTTGGTTATCTAAGTATAAAATATGTGCACTGTAATATGATACTAGATTTCTGACCCCCGCTAAAAAAGCGCGGGttctattttgtttgttttatctaCAAATAGATCGATAagtcttttgttttgattatataaaatgtCACATGATCAAGTTTCAATTATGTGGGTCTTCTATttgttacttaattatataaaaatagcgGGTATATGAATTGTTgattatttctataaattatacataattcATATGATTTGATTATATAGAATAAGAAACTTTATAGTTTGTACAGTAtgaagaaatgttttttttagaatGTCTCACAAAACCGTTTTATGTTTGTAAATAAGTTAAACAATGGTTGTATTTCTAAACATATAAAGAGGTCGTCATTTTGTAGAGATGAAAGGGATATTGCAGTATTGTGAACGAAGGACAACTTGTATACATGATCGGTAGATTTGTACGTACTACCGTCTGTGGTGACCGAGAAGTTTTCAATATTCCTCCAGGATCCAACAGGAACTTGATCCTCCAACTCATCAAGGTAAGTTTTCTTACATGAAGCATGTATTTTAGTTCCCTGAAAAGATGTCAACAGCGAAAATATTAGATTATAGTCTTAGGAAATAGGATCATGGAAGAATGATTCATCGTTTAAGAAGCTTACATGTGCATCAGACAAAATGAGTTCAAGGGATTCCCCAACTCCTGGAACGTATGCTTTCCACGAATGAAGAACTTTGAATTAAATACGCCATTTGTTCTTGAACGGCCTAATCTCGTCTAAAAAGCGAAGGTTCATAAAAGAAGACATATCTTAGCTGCTTTTTGTGGTTTATTCGTTAATGTACGATGCCTACCTATATATAAGAGTTAAGCGCTCTAGGTGTGCCTAGGTTTACCTTTTGTCCACGTTAATCATTAatatctttagaaaaatatagtTGTTACCAAAACATTTTGATATCGCATATATTGTGGAGTTTGAAAAATATTCTGATTATAAATTTGGAACAATATCCTAGTGTTAATATTCTCCATTAATGTACCTTCGTTTTTGATTATACACGGGTATTAATAAGGAAAAATTTGGATAAATACTTCATAAaaagattttattttgaaaactacacctttgtttttattttttgaaaactacactttctACTAattaaattgactaaattatcCATGTTAAAGGTTTGTAAATaccctaaaattaaaattaaaacattaatgAAAACGTGATTAACGCACCAAATTGATCTCTTTGCAAGTAAAAGAAAGGTTTGAATTGCCGAAATCGAGTAAAATACACAAACTCGAGTTCTAATATCATGGTGAGTAGTGTGCTAGTGTTATTCTCCTATCCAACAAGCCCCACCGCAAGATCAAAACTCGCTTTAGCTAATATTTCGAAGAGCTAATGAGGGGTTTAGCAATGGGATGAGCGTTGTCCCAAAAAAACCAATGGGGATGACCAGAAGCTGCCCTCGTGGCCTTTTTCAAGTCATACTTTATcaacaaatattataaatgttgttaaatattagAACCTCTAAATGAATATgatttaaacacacaaaataggAAAATACAATTGGTGAACTGAGAATGCCATTTACGAAAGTTAGCCATACGTATGATTTTCAAGATATGCCATCATCTTTTTCCTTTAGGAACAGAGATTGCGTTtggtttcttaattttatttgatacCGTATCACCTgagatattttataaaagatcaAGGAACACCAATTTGAAGTCAAACTGTCACAGAAACATACCCAAGAGGTTTCCAATCCCTCCTCGAAACATCTTCAGTGTGTGAGACATCTCTCAATaatcatattattaattaaaccaaaccaatcaaATTTTTGGCTATACCGATTACTTTGAAAAGATTTAGTGAATCGTAGGTTTTATGATAAATAAGACTTTAAAGTTTGTTAAGAAAATACATATTTGAAAGTATTGTATCCAATGatagattaaaaatattagatcaGATATTTCCGTTAATAGCTATACCaatattgaaatttatttattaaaatattacatcTAATGTAAATCAGGACAAAATTGTCTTATCACATACAAAAAGAGttagttttcaaaaaacaaataataagatGTATTCTTCAAATTTAGAAACATAAGTAaggtatttttcaaataatccCTATTAATAATGGGGTATATTCTCTTGCTTAAATCAAAGGTACGTGTAAATTAAGGTAACATCATAATCCTTAAGCGTGATTTTAGGTTTTATCTaaggaggtgttattggtttatatatctatattattaaaagagaagtatccatttgaaaatgttcttacttcattaattaaactcctttttttttgcttgtctttttcagttgcatttatgaaatatcataaaacgaataaaactacctaatttattacttgtcttttcagttacattaatgaaatatgcttaaatgaatttaaacttcgtattttattgtttgtctttttcagttaacttaatgaaatatctttaaataaatttggacataatgtcatttaatcaaccaaaaaaactcatgagttatccttacgtgcataattttaataatggagatttttaaaaatgtgcatcattaaaatgttacctaaaaatgcatcactaatatataacatgcatcaataaaactagaatttgactcacacaattgtacggatattattttcgattgattaaatttaaaaataattatttattcaaaaaatatttaagaatggctatgtttttaaaaattatatggtattatttgctcataactcatttgtcatttgataaattgttaaaaagaaaattttagcataatatagcTAAGTTCtcatttgctaaattaatggtttttatttatatttttaattatttaattataatattttcattttatatttgaaagataaatgaattttctttcaatcaatatttttgtaaatgtatttttttaaaaataatcaattaaaattgttattatcattgaatatcattattttgacataatttgagttttcatttacatcaaaacttatcatattttaggataattttaattgaaaatgtaattttcatatttttcaaacaaattctaaaaatattttttcaatattttgttataattgttaaaaaaaatattgagttgcatttcaaataaaaaagtaaagatattaaaaatattctaattaaaatatgtaaaatttaatataggtttaaggaaattgtcaaaataaaaaaattacacataaaataatcatgatttttgttaactgggcggatcattatttatatgatatcgcacacgaaagaaaattttctatttttaaaattatctaattaactctatactcatttttttatattttttatataatatcacacattcataaaaaaatagatagtttaagatgcaaagaaaaaattatttacttaatgaatattttatgaacgaatattacaaatacatcatttaataaaataaataattaaaaaatgaaaattcatatccgcgctggtGCGTGGGTCAGGGTctagttttgattgatttagaaatccatatagtatttacaaatccaagtaaaatatgcaaatccggaggttttcctcggatttgaggctttgtatttttaactaaaaattccaaacaaatccattcaaatccattataaaatcaaatatattagtaaatccgtacgattgaataacacttaattTGATACAGAatatatgaatcattaaaccaataacgtatgattttaatacagatttgaaaatcatagaaccaataacgcTAAATTTAGTTcggattgtaaataaacaatcaattattttcaaaaaaaaatatcaattaaaaaaGCGACGGCGATGGCGATGGCGATTATCTAGTGTTCGATGCGGTTACGGGATTGGGATCCGGGGATCTTTGGATTAACATGGATTCGCCTAGATCTCTATCACTATGATACGAGTGAGGCGATGGGGAGTATCAAAGGAGAATGGCATTTAGGAATTTTCGGGAAAGCTCAAGAGATCGAGGAGATCAGAGTAGTGATGGTGGCTCAACGGATCTGGATTCTTCCCCGATCTGGGGTGGAGATTGGGAATTCGGTAAATCATCTATCAGATTTGGGAGGTATGAGTACCACCAATAGTCAAACGATATTCTTCTCTTACCATTCGGTGGATTGGAACATTAATACACGAGATTGTTTTGGTAAAGTTTTGGAAATAGGAATTTGGTTGGGGAGTGTTGAGGAAATATTGGAGATTATGGTGATTTTGTTTCAGATTTTTATAAAGATGGTGACGAGGGGATTTGGGATCGTAGTGATCCTGGAAATCATTTGGAGCAGATATGGTATTAATGGATTTGATCGGGAGAATATTTTTTGCTGGAGTGGTTTTGGCTATAAAAGGAGATGGACGTTGTTCTGTTGTTTTATAGTTTCAACTTGTCTTACATATAACTACATTATTTTCACTTTGCGGCTTTTGGTTCTTTTTTCAATGACTCAGGGTCAGCTAGTAGGAAAGGGGGAAGATACGAAGAATGGTGAGATGGCTCGGAAGCGGTTGAAGATTTCTGTTCCTCATTTTGATAACTCGGACCTGATCAAGAGCTATGCTTTAACATTGGTGGGGAGATGCATGAATCCGGAGGAGCAAAAGGTTGATGCGCTTCTGGTAATGTTACCTAAGATCTGGAAGGTGGAAGAGAGGGTAACGGGCGCTGATTTGGGAATGGGGAAGTTCCAGTTCCACTTTGAGAGAGAGGAAGACATTGAAGCGGTTATGGAGATGCAGCCGTATCATTTTGATTACTGGATGCTCTCGTTGGCAAGATGGCAACCACGTATGCCTAGGAACTTTCCATCGGAGATTCCTTTTTGGATCAAAGTGGAGGGAGTCCCGCTGGAGTTTTGGTCGACAGCAACATTCCAGAGCATAGGTGATGCTATTGGAGAGACAACAGACGTGGACTTGGACTTTGGCAAGATGAGGGTTGTGATTGATGGTGCCAAGGAACTGTGCTTTGAAACAACGGTTGATTTCAAGGGCGGTGAGTTCTATGAGGGGGAGGAGGCGCCGGTTCTTCTCAAATACGACAAGCTGTTTGGGTTCTGCAAGCTATGTTTCAAGCTGTGTCACGACGAGGACCAGTGCTCATTGAATCCGAATCCttcaaagaaaaaagaaactaagGACGGGACAGAAGGGAAAAGGGAGGATCGGGCAAGGAGTTATAAGGGAGTGGTGATCAATGGGGAAGCAGGCAATCAAGAGACTTTCAAGGATCAGAGAGGTTACTATGGCAAAGGTAAAGGAAAAATGTATGAGGAACCGGAGTCTAAGTGGGTTAAGGTCCCGGAAAGAGGAAGCAAGAGGCCCTCATCCTATCGTGGCCCCAACAGAGGAGAGGAAGAAAGGGCACGATCGCGTAATACCCGTTGGGAACAACCAAGGTATCAAGTACAAGATGATAGAAACAGGTATCCCCGGGGAGCAAGAAACGCAAGAAGTACCATGGAGAGGGAACGTGAAGAGCCAAAGGAAGAGGGCGAGATTGGTGTTATAGAGAGGGTGCCGAGGAATCTGCATAAGGTGGAGAAGCCTCAGCTGGCATTACCGGAACCCAACGGTGTGAAGCTTGCGATGAGTGGGGCAAGTGCTACAGCTATGGATTTGGAGGGGGAGCTAGGAGATAGTACGGAGATAGAGAACTTGGTGAATGGCCTAGAACAGGCTATGGACCTAGTGGGAAATGGAAATGCTGTTGGGGACAATGTGACAATGAAGCTTGATGGATCAGTGGCGATTGAGGGACGCAAAGAGGAGCTCTCGGAGGGAGTTGATGATTTCCAAGCTCTTACGGATGAGGAAACAGTTAAGACTGATGAGGATATGAGAGGTGTAGCTGAGGGGGAGGAGGAACTGGGTGGGAATGGGGACCAAGATGTCCAAGCgggagaggaggagaagaagaagggagCACGTAAGGTCTTGTTTAAGAAGCCGCCAGGGATAGCAATAGGAACTTCTAAGTTGCGGCTTGTTCAGGCTGTGCTTTCCCCACGTAAGAATGGTGCTTCCAAGTCAAGTAAGCGTCAGGGAGGAGGAGAGGGATCAAAGCAAACAGAGGAGAAGGGTCCATTAAACCCTAAGAACTCAGCAAAACCAGGATAATTATGTTATGGATAGTACAATAAAAGATGTATTGTGGTGGAGATTGGGAGtcttttcttatgttttaaaaataagctCAGTGAGCATTTATTTGTGTTCGGGGTTggtttatggttttattttggtGGTACTGCAGTGTATGCAGCTCTTGGTTATTCTTTTGGTTGGAATAAACTTGATGTTTGTTATGCTTTGCATTTATATTAGAATACGGGAGATAAGGATTAAGAGGAACTTTGTGGTACAGTGGTCTGTGTTCAAGAATAAGGAGAAGCGAGGTAGACTGGGGTTAAATCAGATCATTGGGAGTTTGTTAATGTACAATGGAGTCTGTGGGCATCA contains these protein-coding regions:
- the LOC125580298 gene encoding ABC transporter E family member 2-like — translated: MANRFMQNAIVSESQCKQKNCHQECKKSCRVSQTERRVCILVTPASKTTFLPEELCIGFGICVKRYPFEAVQIIKPNLGRLDSSELAKIFDSHPRVRT
- the LOC125580297 gene encoding F-box/kelch-repeat protein At3g13680-like: MLDEREMLVQICAGLGLDRRAKEVFGGELQWFAIAIGFIEKAETYMLDDSRLLKCGEVTTMSDLPDDLAEEILSRVPLTSLSAVRSTCRKWNDLSKNQVFGKSASTGRKHFLGFMLKDYKVCSMKFDLQGIGNEVDFVDPSIKEVSILDQVEITQVFHCGGLLLCVTKYRSRLLVWNPYLGQTRWIQPRNTFRSEDRYAVGYDKNRNYKILRVFGKYDTKGEFGSVDKYLIFGYEIYDLSSNSWKVFNVKLDRKIHYYQRGVSLNFKPVNVGKALDHGKLNKFGFLISDLCRPLVCSYVPRSVQLQVQPGNWKEGDD